The sequence ACAAGGTGTACCAGAAGTGGTACCCGACCCTGGAGCAGATGAAGATCGAGCAGGTCGAGTTCTCCAAGGAAGAGCTGCAGGCGTTCAAGGAGAAGGCCGGCAAGCCGATCTGGGATGCCTGGGTGCAGAAGATGAACGCGCAGGGGCTCCCGGGCCAGGAACTGCTGGACCTCGCCCTGTCGAAGCTCGACTGACGCGGACATTGCGGACGGGCGCCGGCTTTCTCGCTTGAGAGAACGGCCGGCGCCTTTCCTTCGGGCCCCGTCCGGGGCCCGTTGCCCCATCGCCCCATGGACCCGATGAGCTGGCCCGTGCCTGCGGCCGAAGGCGGATGCCTTGCGGCTGCGGACCGGCCGGCGGGAGCTTGTCATGACATCGCCAACCGCCCAGAGCGGCCCGCCCGGCACCTATATCCGCTTCGACGGATGGCTGCGCGTGGTCGAGAACGCCTTCAACATGATCGCCGCCGTCAGCATCCTTGCCCTGATGCTTCTCGCGGTGGTGCAGATCGTCGGCCGCAATGCCTTCAACTGGCCGGTGCCCGGCTTCATCGACATCACCGAACAGGCGATGGCGGTCTTCGCCTTCATGGGCATCGCCTATTGCCAGCGCGTCGGCGGCCATATCCGCATGGAGCTGTTCCTCGGCAAGCTGAGCGGCCGGGCCATGTGGATCGCCGAGGTCATCGGCATCCTCGGCATCTGGATCGTCGTCGCGGCGCTGATCTACGGCTCCTGGTTCCATTTCGAGCGCTCCTGGACCATCGGCGACAGCTCCATCGATATCGGCTTGCCCACCTGGCCGTCCAAGCTCGTCATCCCCGTTGCCCTGTCCCTGTTGCTGCTGCGCCTGACGCTGCAGCTCTACGGCTATTGTCGCCTGGTGCGCGATCCCTCCGCCGAGCCGGTCGCCGTGCCGGTGCTGGCCGACGTCGAATCCGTCGCCCGTCATGAAATCGAGGAAGCGCTCGGCGACGACGACGCCTCCGGCAAGGGGCAGGAGACGCCGCGATGACCCCGTTCGAAATCGGACTGATCATGACCGGCCTGCTGCTGGTCCTCGTGGTGCTGGGCATGCGCGTTGCCTTCGCCGCCGCCCTTGTCGGCACGCTCGGTCTCATCGCCATTTTCAGCATGCGCATGGGCTTCGAGCGCGGTGTCGTCACCGCTCTCAAGATGGCCGGCACCATCCCGCATTCCAAGTCGGTGACCTATTCGCTCTCGGTGCTGCCGACCTTCATCCTGATCGGCTTTCTCGCCTTCTATGCCGGCTTCACCCGGCAGCTGTTCGAGGCGGCCAAACGCTGGCTGGGCTGGCTGCCCGGCGGCATGGCCGTCGGCACGGTCTTCGCCACGGCGGGCTTTGCGGCCGTCTCCGGCGCCTCGGTCGCAACGGCCGCGGTCTTCGCCCGTGTCGCCATCCCCGAGATGCTGCAGGTCGGCTATTCCAAGCGCCTGTCGGCGGCGGTCGTTGCGGCCGGCGGCACGCTCGCCTCGCTGATCCCGCCCTCCGCAATCCTGGTGATCTACGCCATCCTGGTGGAACAGTCGGTCGCCAAGCTGCTGCTCGCCGGCTTCCTGCCGGGCATCTTCTCGGCAGCCGTCTACGTCGCCATCATCATCGGCATGGCCATTTGGAAGGGCGACGCCCCACCCGTGCGCGGCTTCACCTGGGGCCAGCGCCTCGCCTCCGTGCCGGGCACGCTCCCGATCATCGCCGTCGTCGCGATCATCTTCGGCTCGCTCTACTACGGCTATGCCACGCCGACGGAAGCCGGCGCGCTCGGCGCCTTCGTCGTGCTGGTCTCGGCCTTCGTCAACGGCATGCGCGGCAAGCAGCTGTGGCAGGCCCTGCACGAGACGGCGAAGCTGACGGTGATGATCTTCACGCTCATCTGGGGCGTGCTGGTCTATGTCCGCTTCCTCGGCTTTGCCGGCCTGCCGGAAGCCTTCGAGCAGTTCATCGTCTCGCTGCACATGTCGCCCTGGCTGATCCTCATCCTCATCCTGTGCGTCTATGCGGTGCTCGGCATGTTCATGGATGCGATCGGCATGCTGATCCTCACCCTGCCGGTGGTCTATCCGGCGGTGATGGCGCTGAATGGCGGCGAAACGGTCTCCGCCGCCGACAGCGCCTTCGGGCTGTCGGGAGAAATGTGCGCGATCTGGTTCGGCATCCTGGTGGTGAAGATGGCGGAGCTCTGCCTGATCACCCCGCCCATCGGGCTGAACTGCTTCGTGGTGGCGGGCGTGCGCGACGACATCCCGGTGCAGGAAGTCTTCCGCGGTTGTGTGCCGTTCTTCGTTGCCGACATCCTGACCATCGGCGGCCTGGTGGCGTTCCCCGCCATCATCACCTTCCTGCCCTCGATCATGTGAGGGCGGGCATCGGCCCGAAGACAAAAAGAAAGGGGCGCCCGCCGGGCGCCCCTTTTTCTTGCAACGCTTCGGCCTCCGAGGGAGGGGCCGCATCCTCTCTTCGTCACCCCGTGTTCCACGCCGCCGTCGTTTCACCCTGCGAGGTCACCCCGCCCTCTGACGTCACCCCGGACGAGCATCGCGAGATCCGGGGCCCATTCGTTTCCAGAGCGGTTACGGGAGACACGCCGACGCGCGCTCCCACTCACTGCGTGTCGTCCCGGTTTCGGCGCAGCCGAAGGCCGGGACCCAGTAACCCCCGATCGCACGGCCGAAGTCGCGACGTTGTCGTGAGCAACCCTCGCCGAGGCTGGGGTTGCCGCTTTCGCAAACCTGACGGCTCAGGCGGATACTGGATACCTGCCTTCGCAGGTATGACAGCCGAGAGCGTGGTGAGCGTCTTCCGCCTCACACCTGCCGAGGGTGCCAATGGATCCCGGTTCTGCGCTGCGCTGGTCCGGGATGACCTCCGAGGAGGAGGCACGGCCTCGCATCCCCTCTGCCGTCCGGGATGGCATCCTGAGAATGTGGAGCGCCCCTGCATCCTCTCTGCCGTCACCCCGGACGAGCATCGCGAGATCCGGGGCCTATTCGTTCCCAGAGCGGTTGCGGGAACCCGTTGACCTCTCCTTTCGTCACCCCGGACGGCGCGCGAGCGCCGAGCCGGGGCCGGAGAGCCGAGGGCCTGTCGGAAGCACTCCCTAAAGA comes from Stappia sp. 28M-7 and encodes:
- a CDS encoding TRAP transporter small permease subunit; amino-acid sequence: MTSPTAQSGPPGTYIRFDGWLRVVENAFNMIAAVSILALMLLAVVQIVGRNAFNWPVPGFIDITEQAMAVFAFMGIAYCQRVGGHIRMELFLGKLSGRAMWIAEVIGILGIWIVVAALIYGSWFHFERSWTIGDSSIDIGLPTWPSKLVIPVALSLLLLRLTLQLYGYCRLVRDPSAEPVAVPVLADVESVARHEIEEALGDDDASGKGQETPR
- a CDS encoding TRAP transporter large permease, producing MTPFEIGLIMTGLLLVLVVLGMRVAFAAALVGTLGLIAIFSMRMGFERGVVTALKMAGTIPHSKSVTYSLSVLPTFILIGFLAFYAGFTRQLFEAAKRWLGWLPGGMAVGTVFATAGFAAVSGASVATAAVFARVAIPEMLQVGYSKRLSAAVVAAGGTLASLIPPSAILVIYAILVEQSVAKLLLAGFLPGIFSAAVYVAIIIGMAIWKGDAPPVRGFTWGQRLASVPGTLPIIAVVAIIFGSLYYGYATPTEAGALGAFVVLVSAFVNGMRGKQLWQALHETAKLTVMIFTLIWGVLVYVRFLGFAGLPEAFEQFIVSLHMSPWLILILILCVYAVLGMFMDAIGMLILTLPVVYPAVMALNGGETVSAADSAFGLSGEMCAIWFGILVVKMAELCLITPPIGLNCFVVAGVRDDIPVQEVFRGCVPFFVADILTIGGLVAFPAIITFLPSIM